The Pirellulales bacterium DNA segment GATGTTCGGCCAGGCAGCCAAGCGGACCGGCTGGCGGCAAGTGGTGTGTGCTGATCAAGCCACGGCCCTGCCGCACTTGGCCTCGGGCATGGTGGGATTGGTGTTGGTGGATACGGCCACGCCGAATCCGAATACCGCAGCCGACCGGCGGTTGTTGGTGGAATTGCTTTCCGACCAGCAAGATTTGCTCACGGTAGTTTGCGGCCGGACCAATGATTCGGAAGAGGAAGTTTGGGCTCGCCAGTGCAAGGCCTGGATGTATTTGCCAGGCGTGGCGCCGGAAAGCGATTTGGACCCCGTACTGTGCGGAGCCAAGGAAGCGATTGATCGTATTCAACAGCGTCGCCGCACGTTAGCCGTCGGCGTCGATTTTTAATCGCACGAACATTTCCGATTATTAGGTCAATTGAACGTCAAGGAGAATCCAATGAACGCACCGAACACTTGGCTGTATGACGATGAGATGGAGCCCAGCTATGCGGCCGCCTCTCCGCGCCGAGATCAGAAGCGTGACCAGCGCATGTGCCGTCACGCTTTTGAACGCCGTTCGGCGCGCCCCAGCTCGTGCAATGGCATGCATCGCCGTCGCAACAAGCGAGCTTGGTAGTGCACAGTAAATAAATCGCCAATTTGAGATAGAACAATACACGAACGCAAAAAACCAATCACAGAACAATTTATTCCCAGGTGTTACGAGAATCGCATAGACCCAATAAAAATTCGTTAGGCGGTTACCCGCACGGTGGAACGGGATCAGGCTGAGCCAGGCTGTAAACAGTCAGGCCAGCAGAAACCTCCGCCTGGGAAAACACGAAATCCAAACCAGAAAATCGGTAGGAAGTAAACACAACTGAGTTGCAGGTGACATTGAATTGAAATTAGTGTTCCAAGTCGCTCGAACGGCAGAGGTTGATCCAAACCTTGCCTCGCGCGGCCGAAAGTATGCGGTGAAGCGGTAATTGAATCCCTTTAAGAGTCACGTCGCCCTAGTCAAGCGACGATAGTTTGCAGAGAGTCGTCACACATCATCAACCCTTAGTTAGAAGCGAGTGTAGTCATGAGTATTATGAAGCCTTTCCGTTCCGTTGCCTTGGCTTGCACGGCCTTGCTGGCATTGACCAGCCTGGCCCAAGCCACCACGTTTAATTCCTTCGGCACTGTCAGCGGCTCGAACACCTCTTATACAGGCGGCGAACGCGACACGTGGTCCGTTGATCCCATCCCCCCCTCGCCCACGTGGTTGTTCGGCAATCCGGTGATCACGAGTGGAAACAATCTGAGCTTCACCCCGAATACGGCGCTGACCACCAAGCCGCTCAACTTCTCGGTGGTTTCGTCGGGTGAAAAATTCGAAGATGGCGATTTGAGCGTTCAAATCTCGGCGACTAATCCCACCACCGGCAACATCGCGTTGATGTCGCTTTCGGAAAATGGCGATTACATGCTGCAAAATGCTACGGCGGCTTCCTCCGCCGCGGCGATTTTGAACATCGCTGGGCTGGTCATCACTCAGGTCGATGGCGGCGCCACAGCGATTCCGGCTAACGGAATTCCGGTCAGCTTCACCGAAGCGTTCGCGAATGCCAGCGGCAATGGGACCCCCACCATCTCCCCGAACAGCATCGTCTATACCGGCAACGGCTTGTTGAGTTCCGGCATTTGGACCGGCTCGGCAAACTTCAATATCGCCGGAGCATTGGCGGGCGCCGGTTTGGCCGGTCACCGCGTCACGGGATTGGAACTGGACCTGGACAACATTCTGAGCGTCAACGCCGAACCAAACGCCGTGGTGAGCATGGATAAGAAATCGTTCATCATCACAACTGGCGGATTCGTGCCGGAACCCAGCTCGATCATCATGGGAATCCTCGGTGGCTTGGGCCTGGCGACTGCCGCCTTCCGCAAGAAGTTTGCGAAAACCGCCTAAGGCTTGTGGCGAACTCGCAGGGTTGATGATGTCTGATGACTCGCAAGATGATGTGACCCGGCTGGTGACTCGGCCGAAAACGACTCGAAAACGACGTGACTCAAAACGGTTGATGAAGACTTGAAAAGCCCCCGGTTGACTCCTGGGGGTTTTTTCATTTCTGGACCCCACAAAACACGGGAAAGAACGTGTTTCTGCCCTTCGGACCCGCGCCGGTTACACACTGGGTTACACGCAGACCCCCTTTAGGCCAGCCGTAACCGTGGCACTGGTAGCTTGGCTGCCATCTGCTGTTTGCGGGCGTCCGACAAATGGCAATAGCAAGATACGAGGCCGAGTTGCTCAATCGGGTCAACGCCATGATCTCCCGATCACTAGCCCCAGTGTGGCACAAGACCATGACGTAGCTGTGCCGACCGGCAACATGAAAATCGAGCCCAACACCCCGGCCCGAACAAGCGGAACCGTCCTAGCTCACTGCATGGTTAGTCACTTAGCTATTTGCTTAATAGCTCCCAACGCAATCCCGAGAATTAATAGCGATACAGGAATAATCACCAAAACCCAGAACAAGATCGTCTTAATGGCTGTGAGTTGCTCGGTCTGCTTTTTCAATTCAACCAGTAGCGAGTTATTACCGCGAGATTGCTGGTCGTAGAGATTCTCGACCAATTCCGTCGCGTGATCCGCCTGTACTTCGTTGCTTGGTTGATCCTCTTCGTCTTCCGCAATACCCAATGCTTTACAGACGGGGCAGCCTTGTAACCATTCCCGCTCTGGTAAATCGGTTTTGCATTTGGGGCACTTCATTGGTCTTTGTCTCTACCGGTGATGTGGTCGATAGCTTTGGTGGCCTCACGAACCTTGGCCGCGCTCTTTATTTCCTTATCCCGCTGTTCGATCCTCACCCGTTCCTGCGCCGCCTGCTGGAATTGATCCACAACTACGAAGATCAACACCAGACCGAGGAACATCAACACGACTATCACCGCCGGGCTTTTTAGCAGTCTCATCAATCACCTTTGTAGACTAGTTTCACGAAGATTGGTAGCTATTTACCGGACCTTCCGCTTGCTGTTGCACAGACACAGCCGCAAGAACATCACGGCGGGCAGACCGTGTCGTTCACTGCTTCCCGCGGAGCAAGCAAGCTTGTATCCGCGATGGCCGTTGATTACCGGCCCTGTGGCAGGTCGGGCGGAGATGGTTTGTTTCGCTGGTTGCTGCGCTCGCGCAGCCAGTCGAGCCCTGTTTTTAGCACTTGCGAGGCCAAACCTTCCGGGTTCAACTTCGGCTGGCTCAACGTGCCGGTGATGTGAATGGTCGGCTTGTCGTTTAATAGTTTGAGCATAGGATGGCCAGTCAAATCGAGGCCCTCTAATCCAGGAAACTCGAATTGAACAAACCAATCGAGCGTTTCGTCCAAGCCCACGCTGCCGTGGGAATGAGCGACCACTTCTGCTTGCAGGGCCGATAGATGGAAGCTCAAATTATCGTGGTAAATGCGGCCATCGTGCATTTGAAATGCCACTTCGTCATCCTTGGCAATGTGCATCACAAACGGCGTGTTCTGATTTTGCAGAACGCTGTTTATCAATTGCATCATTGGGCCCGGGACGACGTCGACTGCGTGCAAGGTCAGCCGGCCCTGCAATTGCACCGCCTCGGGCTTGCCCAGCGGCCAATGAAACTCGTCCAAATCCAGCGACACTTTTCCGGAGGTGCGCGTGGCCTGAAACAGGGGCGGCGTAATGAATTTGAGCAAGTCGTTGCACATTTCCGGCGTCAATTCCATTTCGTTTAAGAGCCGCGCTTTTTCGCCGCTAATCACCGGCACACCGGCCGCATTTGCGTTAGCCGGCGTCAGCATCAAGTTCAAATTCACGCCGTCAATCTGCCATGGCTGCGGCGTATTTTGGCCCTGCAGCAGCAATCGTCCGTCAATAATTTCAAGCAGCGCCGATCGATTGCCCAACGACAGGCTGGCCAATCCGCGAATCAGCCGCGTAATGTTGGTGCCTTCCTGGTCGAAGTGCACATACAGCTCCGGCTGCGAGATGCGAAACGTGCCCAAGTTATGCCCAAATAGCAACTGCAAAAGCGACCCCGTCCCTTCGATCCGCGCAACAGATATTGCTGCGCGATCTGTGTTTTCCGGCTGCAGCTTGAGATCGCCCACGACGACCGGCGAAAACCACGAGAGTGAAAGATCGCCCAATGTGGCTTGGGTATTCACGCGGGAAAACGCTCGATCCAGCCAGCGTTGCCGGCAAAATGGCAAGGCCATGATGTTCGGCAAAAAGAACACAAACAAAATCAGCAACAGAAAAAATGCCGCCATCCAGCGGAGCCATTTACGACGCTTGGCTGGCGCCGGCGCTGTGTTGGCAGGCGATGCAGCCTGGCCAGGCTGCGACGGAGACGGCGGTTGGTTCATTGGCTTCCTTTGCCACCAACCGTAACCATTTCCGACCGAGGCGAAAAGACCCCTGCCGTCGGTTTTTCCGCACTTCGGTTTTCTGCCGACGTGGCCGTCCCGGGAAGATTTTCTTTGGCCGCTGCGAACACGTGGGTGCTGCCGCTGCCCATGGCAAAATCGTGCTTCCCCTCGACAAACACGCGAATTAAGCACAACCCGGCGGCACTGTTTCCAATTGGCAGCTTCGCGGAGAATTTGCCGTCGTGCACCTCGGTTGTAATGGATGCTAGCCGCGGATCATTGGCCGCATGATAAGCGGTATTAAACATCTGCCGTCCGGTGGGGCTGCCATCGTAACGGCCGTGTGCAACAACTTTCACTTGGTCCCACGGCAAAACCAGCTCCACCGTGGCCGTGCCATCGACGGGGCATTGCCCGGCAACGTCAATCTCCTCTCCGGCAGTCACGGAGGCGGGAACGGATAGCTTCGCTTCACGCGGTTGCGGCATTTTCATGGTTGGATCGCCGAATAAATTGAATAGCTGCAAGTGCTCCAAGCGTTCTTCCTTGGGCTCAAACAAGCCAGTTGCGGCCGCGGTGGTCACCGCATGGACGAGTGCCCAAATCGGCAAATCGTAGCCGGCCATGGTGCTGCGCTTGGCATACAAAATCCATTCCCCCAGCGTTTGGCGGTGGTTTTCAAAAAACTCGCGGACGGCTTCCCGAGACATCGCGGCCATGCCATACGGCAATGTTTCGCTAGAGCCGCTGAAGACCGCCACCGGTCCGCCCGGCGCGCGCAACAGTTCTTCCGACAAGCAATCTTTTGATTCTGCCATCGCGCCGGTGTAGCAGCACATCAGCAGCATGATGGGAGGCGATTTACTTTGCAGCCGGGCGCAATCCTCGCATTGCAAAATGGGCGTGCTGCCGTCGGGAAACATGGCCCATTGCAAGGTGCGCGGAGCGCCGTGCCCCATAAAGACCCAAAACAGGCAGCCTTCGTCGGCCCGATCCAGGCTGCACATGTGAAAAGAACGCGGATCGGGACAATAGGGGCTGCGCCAGCGGGCATCGGTCAGGCTGACTTGATACGCGGCAGGAATCTGCCAGCGAATTGCTTGTCGCGCCAAAACTCCTGACGCCGAGTCGAGCAGATCGCCATAGCCCCCTTCGCCGGCGACAAAATTAATC contains these protein-coding regions:
- a CDS encoding C25 family cysteine peptidase gives rise to the protein PKSDPAELATRTPTFRIPSQINRLWGAGPEIATDNPYADLNDDGVPEIAIGRLTAHTPQELSVVIKKILRYEDSQDFGPWRARINFVAGEGGYGDLLDSASGVLARQAIRWQIPAAYQVSLTDARWRSPYCPDPRSFHMCSLDRADEGCLFWVFMGHGAPRTLQWAMFPDGSTPILQCEDCARLQSKSPPIMLLMCCYTGAMAESKDCLSEELLRAPGGPVAVFSGSSETLPYGMAAMSREAVREFFENHRQTLGEWILYAKRSTMAGYDLPIWALVHAVTTAAATGLFEPKEERLEHLQLFNLFGDPTMKMPQPREAKLSVPASVTAGEEIDVAGQCPVDGTATVELVLPWDQVKVVAHGRYDGSPTGRQMFNTAYHAANDPRLASITTEVHDGKFSAKLPIGNSAAGLCLIRVFVEGKHDFAMGSGSTHVFAAAKENLPGTATSAENRSAEKPTAGVFSPRSEMVTVGGKGSQ